CGTGAGCGGCCGCTCGACCATCGACCAGGCGCCGATCACCGGGGAAAGCCTGCCGGTGGAGAAAACCGTTGGCGACAAGGTGTTCGCCGGCACCATCAACCAGGCCGGTTCCCTTGAGTACACCGTGACCGCGGCGGCGAACCATTCGACCCTGGCGCGGATCATCAACGCCGTCGAGCAGGCCCAGGGCGCGCGGGCGCCGACCCAGCGCTTCGTCGACCGGTTCTCGAAGGTCTACACCCCGGCGGTGTTCATCCTCGCGCTGGCCGTGGCGGTGATCCCGCCGCTGTTCATGGGCGCGGCATGGTTCGACTGGATCTACCGCGCACTGGTGCTGCTGGTGGTGGCATGCCCGTGCGCCCTGGTGATCTCCACCCCGGTGACCATCGTCAGCGGCCTGGCCGCGGCGGCGCGCAAGGGCATCCTGGTCAAGGGCGGCGTGTACCTGGAGGGCGGTTTCAAGCTCGACTATGTGGCGCTGGACAAGACCGGCACCATCACCCACGGCAAACCGGTGCAGACCGACTACCTGGCCCTCGACCCGACCGCCGAAGCCCTGGCCCCGGCCATCGCCGCCGCCCTGGCCGGGCGTTCCGACCACCCGGTGTCGCTGGCCATCGCCAATGCCGCTGTGGATAAGAACCTGACCCTGCCGGTTGTGGATAACTTCACCGCGCTGACCGGTCGCGGGGTGAAGGGCGAAGTGGACGGCCAGACCTACCACCTGGGCAACCACCGTCTGGTGGAAGAGCTGGGGCTGTGCTCGCCGCAGCTGGAAGAAAAACTGTTCGCGCTGGAGAAACAGGGCAAGTCCGTGGTGCTGCTGCTCGACCGCTCGGGCCCGCTGGCGCTGTTCGCCGTGGCCGACACGGTCAAGGACACCAGCCGCGAAGCCATTCGCCAATTGCACGATCTGGGCGTGAAGACCCTGATGCTCACCGGCGACAACGTCCACACCGCCCAGGCGATCGCGGCGCAGGTCGGCATCGACCAGGCCAAGGGCGACCTGTTGCCCACCGACAAGCTGCAAGCCATCGAAGGCCTGTATGCCCAAGGCCACCGGGTCGGCATGGTCGGCGACGGCATCAACGACGCCCCGGCGCTGGCCCGGGCCGAGATCGGCTTCGCCATGGCGGCGGCCGGCACCGACACCGCCATCGAAACCGCCGATGTCGCCCTGATGGACGACGATCTGCGCAAGATTCCGGCGTTCATCAGCCTGTCGCGCCACACGGCGGCTATCCTCAAGCAGAACATCGCGTTGGCGCTGGTGATCAAAGCGATCTTTCTTGGGGTAACCTTCGCCGGGGTCGCCACCATGTGGATGGCGGTGTTCGCCGACATGGGCGTCAGCCTGCTGGTGGTGTTCAACGGTTTGCGCCTGCTGCGCAAGTAAGAGAGAGGGGCGGTTGTGCTGAGTGCCGAGCTGAAGGCGTTTTACATGGTGGCCCGGTTGGGCAGCATCACGCTGGCGGCAAAGAAGCTGGGCCTGAGCCAACCGACCGTGACCACCCAGATCCGCCACCTGGAGAGCCAGTATTCGGTGGAGCTGTTCTACCGCGGCGGCCGCCGCCTCACCGTCAGCGACGAAGGCGCGCGGCTGCTGCCGATGGTCAAGGCGCTGTTGCAGCAGGAGGCGGACATCGAGTTCTTCCTGCGCAACAGCGGCCAGGTGCA
This Pseudomonas ekonensis DNA region includes the following protein-coding sequences:
- a CDS encoding heavy metal translocating P-type ATPase, with the translated sequence MSDSLHTHSHKPGEHDHSHEHDHEHGHSPKLQPVHKHAHGGDACCSAKTAAPALIRLSEAPSADARLSSFRIEAMDCPTEQTLIQNKLGKLAGIQQLEFNLINRVLGVTHTLADTAPITEAIKSLGMQAEPLEAGVETPAPAPAKKHWWPLALSGVGALAAEVIHFTNAAPTWVVAIVALVSILSGGLGTYKKGWIALKNRNLNINALMSIAVTGAVLIGQWPEAAMVMFLFTVAELIEARSLDRARNAISGLMQMTPEQATVLQADGNWVEREVKGIDLGARVRVKPGERIALDGEVVSGRSTIDQAPITGESLPVEKTVGDKVFAGTINQAGSLEYTVTAAANHSTLARIINAVEQAQGARAPTQRFVDRFSKVYTPAVFILALAVAVIPPLFMGAAWFDWIYRALVLLVVACPCALVISTPVTIVSGLAAAARKGILVKGGVYLEGGFKLDYVALDKTGTITHGKPVQTDYLALDPTAEALAPAIAAALAGRSDHPVSLAIANAAVDKNLTLPVVDNFTALTGRGVKGEVDGQTYHLGNHRLVEELGLCSPQLEEKLFALEKQGKSVVLLLDRSGPLALFAVADTVKDTSREAIRQLHDLGVKTLMLTGDNVHTAQAIAAQVGIDQAKGDLLPTDKLQAIEGLYAQGHRVGMVGDGINDAPALARAEIGFAMAAAGTDTAIETADVALMDDDLRKIPAFISLSRHTAAILKQNIALALVIKAIFLGVTFAGVATMWMAVFADMGVSLLVVFNGLRLLRK